A window of Pseudodesulfovibrio hydrargyri contains these coding sequences:
- a CDS encoding zinc-ribbon domain-containing protein, with the protein MKCPICGAAVRPHASRCRNCGRPLARTNDALKRTMPLSPRLAMLCGAGLAVAGGLLLLYGADEFATVLLGLGLPLALIGLLMR; encoded by the coding sequence ATGAAGTGCCCGATCTGCGGTGCGGCCGTCCGGCCGCACGCCTCCCGATGCCGCAACTGCGGCCGCCCCCTGGCCCGGACCAACGACGCCCTCAAACGGACCATGCCCCTTTCTCCGCGCCTGGCCATGCTCTGCGGCGCGGGGCTCGCGGTCGCCGGAGGCCTGCTCCTCCTGTACGGGGCCGACGAGTTCGCGACCGTGCTCCTGGGCCTGGGGTTGCCCCTCGCCCTCATCGGCCTGCTCATGCGCTGA
- a CDS encoding phosphatase PAP2 family protein yields MRTTLIRTGWAALALGGLIIVCYLFVDRPAAEAALSLRGTAWHAAAKGLSQVANHLFFNVLVAAGLIAGAVDGLANGLTNRSRGLLYLCLSVACAMLVGDVFKELFGRARPPLLFNKGVYGFFPLAGGGMHASFPSGHTLRIFSAMTALGVLLPRLRVPALALATAVGISRVLALRHYPSDVLCGAFIGVTAALWGWRLVRNGTGRPAAGPIQPE; encoded by the coding sequence ATGCGCACCACCCTGATCCGGACCGGATGGGCCGCCCTTGCCCTCGGAGGGCTCATCATCGTCTGCTATCTTTTCGTGGACCGGCCCGCGGCCGAGGCGGCCCTGAGCCTGCGCGGCACTGCCTGGCACGCCGCGGCCAAGGGGTTGTCCCAGGTGGCCAACCACCTGTTCTTCAACGTTCTGGTCGCGGCGGGGTTGATCGCTGGGGCCGTGGACGGGCTGGCCAACGGCCTGACGAACCGCTCGCGCGGCCTGCTCTATCTCTGCCTGTCCGTGGCCTGCGCCATGCTCGTCGGCGACGTGTTCAAGGAGCTCTTCGGCCGGGCCCGGCCGCCGCTGCTCTTCAACAAGGGCGTGTACGGCTTCTTTCCCCTGGCGGGAGGAGGCATGCATGCCTCCTTCCCCTCGGGCCACACCCTGCGCATCTTTTCGGCCATGACCGCCCTGGGGGTGCTCCTGCCCCGGCTGCGCGTGCCCGCCCTGGCGCTGGCAACGGCCGTGGGTATAAGCCGAGTGCTCGCCCTGCGGCATTACCCTTCGGACGTACTCTGCGGCGCGTTCATCGGTGTGACCGCCGCCCTGTGGGGCTGGCGGTTGGTCCGCAACGGGACCGGCCGACCGGCGGCTGGCCCCATTCAACCGGAATAA
- a CDS encoding glycerate kinase type-2 family protein produces MTAYAEKKARLLRIVDGALQAVAPDPALRAAVKREGNILAVDGRKYDLDDYDRVLLLGAGKASAAMAATMEDILGDRLDSGLVATKYGHGLSLARTEVMESGHPVPDEAGVRAAGALLERAADARERDLILFLLSGGASALAPSPLGAVSLADKQEATRRLLECGAAIGEINAIRKHLSRFKGGHLAETLAPATVATLIISDVVGDRLDVIGSGPTAPDDSTFPDCQAILDKYRLCHRMPDSVVRAVADGCAGRAPETRKAGDLCFARVRNSIVAGNAMAVHGAATAARDLGYTPVVVDLAMEGEARDQAARLIRLAGKYSLGGGETRPPVCLLAGGETTVTIKGGGKGGRNQEWALAAALEMTALGDAGERISAMSLGTDGTDGPTDAAGGMAFPDTACGERSEAAGRALAENDAYHFLDGAGALLRTGPTRTNVMDVAAVLVDPA; encoded by the coding sequence ATGACCGCTTACGCCGAGAAAAAGGCCCGCCTGCTGCGCATCGTCGACGGTGCGCTCCAGGCCGTGGCCCCGGATCCCGCCCTGAGGGCGGCCGTGAAACGAGAGGGGAACATCCTGGCCGTGGACGGCCGGAAGTACGATCTGGACGACTACGACCGGGTGCTCCTGCTCGGCGCGGGCAAGGCCTCGGCGGCCATGGCCGCGACCATGGAGGACATCCTGGGCGACCGGTTGGACAGCGGACTGGTGGCCACCAAGTACGGCCACGGCCTGTCCCTGGCCCGGACCGAGGTCATGGAGTCCGGCCACCCCGTGCCCGACGAGGCCGGGGTGCGCGCGGCCGGTGCGCTGCTCGAACGCGCGGCCGACGCCCGGGAGCGGGACCTGATCCTGTTTCTCCTGTCCGGCGGGGCCAGCGCCCTGGCGCCCTCGCCGCTCGGCGCGGTCTCCCTGGCCGACAAGCAGGAGGCCACGCGCAGGCTGCTCGAATGCGGCGCGGCCATCGGCGAGATCAACGCCATCCGCAAGCACCTCTCGCGGTTCAAGGGCGGACACCTGGCCGAGACCCTGGCCCCGGCCACGGTCGCCACCCTGATCATCTCGGACGTGGTCGGCGACCGGCTGGACGTCATCGGCTCCGGGCCCACCGCGCCCGACGACTCCACCTTCCCGGACTGCCAGGCCATCCTGGACAAGTACCGACTGTGCCACCGCATGCCGGACAGCGTGGTCCGGGCCGTGGCCGACGGCTGCGCCGGGCGCGCCCCGGAGACGCGCAAGGCGGGCGACCTCTGCTTTGCGCGGGTGCGCAACTCCATCGTGGCGGGCAACGCCATGGCCGTTCACGGCGCGGCAACGGCCGCCCGCGACCTGGGCTACACCCCGGTGGTTGTGGACCTGGCCATGGAGGGCGAGGCCCGGGACCAGGCCGCCCGGCTCATCCGGTTGGCCGGGAAATACAGTCTCGGCGGGGGCGAAACACGGCCGCCCGTCTGCCTCCTGGCCGGAGGCGAGACCACGGTAACCATCAAGGGCGGCGGCAAGGGCGGCCGCAACCAGGAATGGGCCCTGGCCGCGGCCCTGGAGATGACCGCCCTGGGGGACGCGGGCGAGCGGATTTCGGCCATGAGCCTGGGCACGGACGGCACGGACGGCCCCACGGACGCGGCCGGGGGCATGGCCTTCCCGGACACGGCCTGCGGCGAGCGATCCGAGGCCGCAGGGCGAGCCCTGGCCGAGAATGACGCCTACCACTTCCTGGACGGCGCGGGCGCCCTGCTCAGGACCGGCCCCACCCGGACCAACGTCATGGACGTGGCCGCCGTGCTGGTGGACCCGGCCTGA
- a CDS encoding 2-hydroxyacid dehydrogenase, with protein MNLPKVYVTRQIPKQGLDLLRQAAEVEVNPDDAPVPRERLLEIIKDCQGVIGLLTERIDAEFFDAAPNLKGYANYAVGFDNIDVPEATRRGLPVTNTPDVLTNATAECAWSLLFGVARRVVEADAVMRSGSWAGWGPMQFIGGDVTGKTLGIVGAGRIGTAMARMSRGFDMPVLYTSSSGRRNETLDKELNARLVSFEELLEESDFISLHAPLNPGTRHLFGADAFKRMKRTAYIINTARGPVIDEQALLEALKAGEIAGAGLDVYENEPALTPGLAELANVVLLPHIGSGTESSRTDMSMLAARNMLAMLKGHKPETCLNPEIYD; from the coding sequence ATGAACCTACCCAAAGTATACGTCACCCGGCAGATTCCCAAACAAGGCCTCGACCTGCTCCGCCAGGCGGCCGAGGTGGAGGTCAACCCAGACGACGCTCCGGTGCCCCGCGAACGGCTGCTCGAGATCATCAAGGACTGCCAGGGCGTCATCGGCCTGCTGACCGAGAGGATCGACGCCGAATTCTTCGACGCGGCCCCGAACCTCAAGGGGTACGCCAACTACGCCGTGGGCTTCGACAACATCGACGTGCCCGAGGCCACCCGGCGCGGGCTGCCCGTGACCAACACCCCGGACGTATTGACCAACGCCACGGCCGAGTGCGCCTGGTCCCTGCTCTTCGGCGTGGCCCGGAGGGTCGTGGAGGCGGACGCGGTCATGCGCTCGGGCTCCTGGGCCGGCTGGGGCCCCATGCAATTCATCGGCGGCGACGTGACCGGCAAGACGCTGGGCATCGTGGGCGCGGGCCGCATCGGCACGGCCATGGCCCGCATGAGCCGGGGCTTCGACATGCCGGTCCTGTACACCAGCTCGTCCGGCCGCAGGAACGAGACCCTGGACAAGGAGTTGAACGCCCGCCTGGTCTCCTTCGAGGAACTGCTGGAAGAGTCCGACTTCATCTCCCTGCACGCCCCGCTGAACCCCGGCACCCGCCATCTGTTCGGGGCCGATGCGTTCAAGCGCATGAAGAGGACCGCCTACATCATCAACACCGCGCGCGGCCCGGTCATCGACGAGCAGGCCCTGCTCGAGGCCCTCAAGGCGGGCGAGATCGCGGGTGCGGGGCTGGACGTGTACGAAAACGAGCCCGCCCTGACCCCGGGCCTGGCCGAGCTTGCCAACGTGGTCCTGCTGCCGCACATCGGCTCGGGCACGGAGTCCTCGCGCACGGACATGTCCATGCTGGCCGCCCGCAACATGCTGGCCATGCTCAAGGGCCACAAGCCCGAGACCTGCCTCAACCCCGAAATCTACGATTAG
- a CDS encoding pyridoxamine 5'-phosphate oxidase family protein, with the protein MSKEKLRLIDDLITREETCALATSDGIRPHCALMYFFADHAAMKFYFFTPGSSQTCRNIREHPHVSLLIDRREEGVALSIQGVHSPIKKRQTTEAITRLFLMKFPQMAGLADQSDAMLIRVNGVEACLATGMDDLFTTKLKNS; encoded by the coding sequence ATGAGCAAGGAAAAACTGCGTCTCATCGACGACCTCATCACCCGGGAAGAAACCTGCGCGCTGGCCACCTCCGACGGCATCCGTCCGCACTGCGCCCTCATGTACTTCTTCGCGGACCACGCGGCCATGAAATTCTACTTCTTCACGCCCGGCTCCTCGCAGACCTGCCGGAACATCCGGGAGCACCCCCACGTATCCCTGCTGATCGACCGGCGGGAGGAAGGAGTGGCCCTGAGCATCCAGGGGGTCCATTCGCCCATCAAGAAGCGGCAGACCACCGAGGCCATCACCCGGCTCTTCCTGATGAAGTTCCCGCAGATGGCCGGTCTGGCGGACCAATCCGACGCCATGCTCATCCGCGTCAACGGCGTCGAGGCGTGCCTGGCCACGGGGATGGACGACCTCTTCACCACCAAACTGAAAAATTCCTGA
- a CDS encoding phosphoadenosine phosphosulfate reductase family protein → MPTLDEKILHSEKLLSDLLDQALAGDGPARVRVAWTGGKDSTVALFIWKMLVEHAGAGPVRAVTLDTGCKFPEVLAFRDRMTVEWGVDLCIARPEVSLEGYPLAVDPLRCCRELKVEPLKKALRATRTTHLLTGIRRDEHPDRAGRLESEARTDPDHTLVNPLLDWTETDIWAFHARFGLPHCELYDRGYRSLGCKPCTTLPDGQGGERSGRARSKEAVLSALTGLGYF, encoded by the coding sequence ATGCCGACCCTGGACGAAAAAATTCTGCACAGCGAGAAGCTCCTGTCCGACCTGCTGGACCAGGCCCTGGCCGGGGACGGCCCGGCGCGCGTGCGCGTGGCCTGGACCGGGGGCAAGGATTCCACCGTGGCCCTGTTCATCTGGAAGATGCTCGTGGAGCACGCCGGGGCCGGGCCGGTCCGCGCCGTGACCCTGGACACGGGATGCAAGTTCCCGGAGGTCCTGGCCTTCCGCGACCGCATGACCGTCGAATGGGGCGTGGATTTGTGTATCGCCCGGCCCGAGGTCTCCCTTGAGGGGTATCCCCTGGCCGTCGACCCGCTCCGATGCTGCCGTGAACTCAAGGTTGAGCCGCTCAAAAAGGCGCTACGGGCCACTCGGACCACGCACCTGCTGACCGGCATCCGCCGGGACGAGCATCCGGACCGCGCCGGGCGGCTCGAGTCCGAGGCGCGGACCGACCCGGACCACACCCTGGTCAACCCGCTGCTCGACTGGACCGAAACCGACATCTGGGCCTTTCACGCCCGCTTCGGCCTGCCCCATTGCGAACTGTACGACCGGGGCTACCGTTCCCTGGGCTGCAAACCCTGCACGACCCTGCCGGACGGACAGGGGGGCGAGCGGTCCGGCAGGGCCCGGAGCAAGGAAGCGGTTTTGTCCGCTTTAACTGGACTCGGATATTTTTAA
- a CDS encoding NADH-quinone oxidoreductase subunit 5 family protein → MSNLLVLLILLPAAAALVCYFVRSMAVRRLTVLATGGILTLSALGLLAQGTFAPTEVGSFLGIGSDFLVTVLDFVLLGVIYFYGYKHKSLLIQGFTLAQVVLLAWFEFFMVGHEAVPAMMGDQLSLIMVLVISIVGSLICIFALPYMKEHEEHLHLKKTRQPRFFFFMLIFLGAMNGLVLSNNILWMYFFFEVTTFCSFMLIGHDATEIATKNAVRALWMNALGGLAFVIGMMLVYTQAGTLNISAILALGTTAPVMLTGLAFLCLAGFTKAAQVPFQSWLLGAMVAPTPVSALLHSSTMVKAGVFVVLRFAPAFAGTFLSTGVAVCGAFTFLACAALGVGQSNGKKILAYSTVGNLGLIICCAGINTPLALTAAIILILFHAISKSLLFLCVGTIEQSIGSRDIEDMRGLYGSNPRTALITIVGILTMILPPFGVLLGKWMAMEASADSNIFVVVMLAMGSAMMVVYLARWAGSMMGSRKPGARAESQPMLIRLPLMTLCLGAVVLSLASPWIYNSMLAPWIGSAPFVVGFGSLESAHGTFVVVPLFLVLGLGLLYAVRAASGYRRVKIMPPYVSGANSASGDGAYVGPMNGDVPFSTGNLYLGEMFAEPKLTPIFNALAVALIVLMLGGAL, encoded by the coding sequence ATGTCAAATCTGTTAGTGCTTCTCATCCTGCTGCCTGCGGCGGCGGCGCTGGTTTGCTATTTCGTGCGGTCCATGGCCGTGCGGAGGCTGACCGTGCTCGCCACCGGAGGCATCCTGACGCTCTCGGCGTTGGGGCTGCTCGCGCAGGGGACGTTTGCGCCGACCGAGGTCGGCTCATTCCTGGGGATCGGCAGCGACTTCCTGGTCACGGTCCTGGATTTCGTCCTGCTCGGGGTCATTTACTTCTACGGTTACAAACACAAGAGCCTGCTCATCCAGGGATTCACCCTGGCCCAGGTGGTCCTGCTCGCCTGGTTCGAGTTCTTCATGGTCGGCCATGAGGCTGTCCCGGCCATGATGGGCGACCAGCTCTCCCTGATCATGGTCCTGGTCATCTCGATCGTCGGCTCCCTGATCTGTATCTTCGCGCTCCCCTACATGAAGGAGCACGAGGAGCACCTGCACCTGAAGAAGACGCGCCAGCCGAGGTTCTTCTTCTTCATGCTCATCTTCCTGGGCGCCATGAACGGGCTGGTCCTGTCCAACAACATCCTGTGGATGTACTTCTTCTTCGAAGTGACCACCTTCTGTTCCTTCATGCTCATCGGCCACGACGCCACCGAGATCGCCACCAAAAACGCGGTCCGCGCCCTGTGGATGAACGCCCTGGGCGGGCTGGCCTTCGTCATCGGCATGATGCTCGTCTACACCCAGGCCGGAACCCTGAACATCAGCGCCATCCTGGCTCTGGGAACCACCGCCCCGGTCATGCTTACCGGGCTGGCCTTCCTCTGTCTGGCCGGCTTCACCAAGGCCGCCCAGGTCCCGTTCCAGTCCTGGCTGCTCGGGGCCATGGTCGCCCCGACCCCGGTGTCCGCACTGCTGCACTCCTCAACCATGGTCAAGGCGGGCGTGTTCGTGGTCCTGCGGTTCGCCCCGGCCTTTGCCGGGACCTTCCTGTCCACGGGCGTGGCCGTGTGCGGCGCGTTCACCTTCCTGGCCTGCGCCGCTCTGGGCGTGGGGCAGTCCAACGGCAAGAAGATCCTGGCCTACTCCACGGTGGGCAATCTCGGCCTGATCATCTGCTGCGCGGGCATCAACACCCCGCTGGCCCTGACCGCCGCGATCATCCTGATCCTCTTCCACGCCATCTCCAAGTCCCTGCTCTTCCTGTGCGTCGGCACCATCGAGCAGTCCATCGGTTCGCGCGACATCGAGGACATGCGCGGCCTGTACGGTTCCAACCCCCGCACGGCCCTGATCACCATCGTCGGCATCCTGACCATGATCCTCCCGCCGTTCGGCGTGCTGCTCGGCAAGTGGATGGCCATGGAGGCCTCGGCCGACTCCAACATCTTCGTCGTGGTCATGCTGGCCATGGGCTCGGCCATGATGGTCGTGTACCTGGCCCGCTGGGCCGGTTCGATGATGGGCTCCCGCAAGCCGGGCGCCAGGGCCGAATCCCAGCCCATGCTGATCCGGCTTCCGCTCATGACCCTGTGCCTCGGCGCGGTGGTCCTGTCCCTGGCCTCGCCGTGGATCTACAACTCCATGCTGGCCCCCTGGATCGGCTCCGCACCCTTCGTGGTCGGCTTCGGCTCCCTGGAATCCGCGCACGGCACCTTCGTGGTCGTGCCCCTGTTCCTGGTCCTCGGCCTGGGCCTGCTCTATGCGGTCAGGGCCGCCTCTGGCTACCGCAGGGTCAAGATCATGCCGCCCTACGTGAGCGGAGCCAACTCCGCCTCCGGCGACGGCGCCTACGTCGGTCCCATGAACGGCGACGTGCCGTTCTCCACCGGCAACCTGTACCTGGGCGAGATGTTCGCTGAACCCAAGCTCACGCCCATCTTCAACGCACTGGCGGTCGCGCTGATCGTCCTCATGCTGGGAGGGGCGCTCTAA
- a CDS encoding respiratory chain complex I subunit 1 family protein: METLILVIIGLVAAPLLGGLIAGLDRRVTAWFQSRQGPPIMQAFYDVAKLFGKEKMVVNQWQILCAWVYLIAAAVSVALFFAQGDLLLVFFVQAIGAVFLVMGAMAAKSPYSQVGAQRELLQILAYEPILILVFVGFYMVTGSFSIDAIWAQDLPLLARMPLLYLALGYALTIKLRKSPFDFSTSHHGHQELVKGVLTEYSGPYLGLIEIAHWYETVLVLSLCALFWHTNVAWMALLLVATYLLEILVDNTMARMTWRWMLKRVWLLGMGMSVVNLIWLYAG, translated from the coding sequence ATGGAAACTCTCATTCTCGTCATCATCGGACTTGTGGCCGCGCCGCTCTTGGGCGGTCTGATCGCCGGTCTGGATCGCCGGGTCACGGCCTGGTTCCAATCCCGGCAGGGTCCCCCGATCATGCAGGCCTTCTATGACGTGGCCAAGCTCTTCGGCAAGGAGAAGATGGTCGTCAACCAGTGGCAGATCCTCTGCGCCTGGGTGTACCTCATCGCCGCGGCCGTGTCCGTGGCCCTGTTCTTCGCCCAGGGCGACCTGCTGCTCGTCTTCTTCGTGCAGGCCATCGGCGCGGTCTTCCTGGTCATGGGCGCCATGGCCGCCAAGTCCCCGTACTCCCAGGTGGGCGCGCAGCGCGAGCTGCTCCAGATCCTGGCCTACGAGCCGATCCTGATCCTGGTCTTCGTGGGCTTTTACATGGTCACCGGCAGCTTCTCCATCGACGCCATCTGGGCGCAGGACCTGCCGCTGCTGGCCAGGATGCCGCTTCTGTACCTGGCCCTGGGCTACGCCCTGACCATCAAGCTGCGGAAGTCCCCGTTCGACTTCTCGACCTCGCACCACGGACACCAGGAACTGGTCAAGGGCGTGCTCACCGAGTACTCCGGCCCCTACCTGGGACTGATCGAGATCGCCCACTGGTACGAGACCGTCCTGGTCCTGTCCCTGTGCGCGCTCTTCTGGCACACCAACGTGGCCTGGATGGCGCTTTTGCTCGTGGCCACCTACCTGCTCGAAATCCTGGTGGACAACACCATGGCCCGCATGACCTGGCGCTGGATGCTCAAGCGCGTCTGGCTGCTCGGCATGGGCATGTCCGTCGTTAACCTCATCTGGCTGTACGCGGGGTAA
- a CDS encoding NADH-quinone oxidoreductase subunit B family protein, producing MFGSFIKKSRAKSPWIMHFDCGSCNGCDIEVLACLTPLYDVERFGIINVGNPKHADVLLVTGTVNHRNKKVLKNIYDQMPEPKAVIAIGACGNTGGIFREAYNVVGGVDKVIPVDVYVPGCPAKPEAIIDGVVAGLAKFAQKVEEAK from the coding sequence ATGTTTGGATCATTCATCAAGAAATCTCGCGCCAAGTCACCGTGGATCATGCATTTCGACTGCGGTAGCTGCAACGGCTGCGACATCGAGGTCCTGGCCTGCCTGACCCCCCTCTACGACGTGGAGCGGTTCGGGATCATCAACGTCGGCAACCCCAAGCACGCCGACGTGCTCCTGGTCACCGGCACGGTCAACCACCGGAACAAGAAGGTGCTCAAGAACATCTACGACCAGATGCCCGAGCCCAAGGCCGTCATCGCCATCGGCGCGTGCGGCAACACCGGCGGCATTTTCCGCGAGGCCTACAACGTCGTGGGCGGCGTGGACAAGGTCATCCCCGTGGACGTCTACGTCCCCGGCTGCCCGGCCAAGCCAGAGGCCATCATCGACGGCGTCGTGGCGGGACTGGCCAAGTTCGCCCAGAAAGTGGAAGAAGCCAAGTAG
- a CDS encoding NADH-quinone oxidoreductase subunit C, giving the protein MQGKVIDVTLDTLVGEVMNMKNEGQRLVTYSAYQDGDKLGILYHFDKDLETTHLRLVADMDKPIPSVSGVYFAALLVENEIRDQWNVKFDGLVLDFNRTLLLDPEVTQVPLVSNVKIEPKK; this is encoded by the coding sequence ATGCAAGGTAAAGTTATCGACGTGACCCTCGACACCCTTGTCGGCGAGGTCATGAACATGAAGAACGAAGGACAGAGGCTGGTCACGTACTCCGCCTACCAGGACGGGGACAAGCTCGGCATCCTCTACCACTTCGACAAGGACCTGGAGACCACCCACCTGCGGCTTGTCGCCGACATGGACAAGCCCATCCCGAGCGTGTCCGGCGTCTACTTCGCCGCGCTGCTGGTGGAAAACGAAATCCGCGACCAGTGGAACGTCAAGTTCGACGGCCTGGTCCTCGACTTCAACCGTACGCTCTTGCTTGATCCCGAGGTCACCCAGGTTCCCCTGGTGTCCAACGTCAAGATAGAGCCCAAGAAATAG
- a CDS encoding hydrogenase large subunit, producing MATTVIPFGPQHPVLPEPVHLTLKVEDEIVKEAIPALGYVHRGLEKLADIRDFHQMINVCERVCGICSMIHGTCYSETVEELMGIEVTDRAKLLRVIWSELHRSHSHLLWLGLFADAFGFESLFMQFWKIRERIMDINEATTGSRVIVSVNVIGGVRADLSPEQIRWILSEIEIVEKEVKGLQETIMNDYTVKTRTVGVGVMTKAQAWELGAAGPTLRGSGVAQDMRQQGYGGYSFLDFEPVVETAGDCWARSTVRFREVLQSIDLVRQAIAKLPEGELAVKVKGNPPEGEAYRRVEQPRGECVYYIRGNGTKHLDRLRIRTPTFANIPPLLAMLPECELADVPVIVLSIDPCISCTER from the coding sequence ATGGCAACCACCGTTATACCCTTCGGCCCGCAGCATCCCGTCCTGCCCGAACCGGTCCATCTGACTCTCAAGGTCGAGGACGAGATCGTCAAGGAGGCCATTCCGGCCCTGGGCTACGTCCACCGCGGCCTGGAAAAGCTGGCCGACATCCGCGACTTCCACCAGATGATCAACGTCTGCGAGCGCGTCTGCGGCATCTGTTCCATGATCCACGGCACCTGCTACTCCGAGACCGTCGAGGAGCTCATGGGCATCGAGGTCACGGACCGCGCCAAGCTGCTGCGCGTCATCTGGAGCGAGCTGCACCGCAGCCACTCCCACCTGCTCTGGCTGGGCCTGTTCGCCGACGCCTTCGGCTTCGAGTCCCTGTTCATGCAGTTCTGGAAGATCCGCGAGCGCATCATGGACATCAACGAGGCCACCACCGGCAGTCGCGTCATCGTGTCCGTCAACGTCATCGGCGGCGTGCGCGCCGACCTCTCCCCGGAGCAGATCCGCTGGATCCTGTCCGAGATCGAGATCGTCGAGAAGGAGGTCAAGGGACTGCAGGAAACGATCATGAACGACTACACCGTCAAGACCCGCACCGTGGGCGTGGGCGTGATGACCAAGGCCCAGGCCTGGGAACTCGGCGCGGCCGGCCCGACCCTGCGCGGTTCGGGCGTGGCCCAGGACATGCGCCAGCAGGGCTACGGCGGCTACTCGTTCCTGGACTTCGAACCCGTGGTCGAGACCGCCGGCGACTGCTGGGCGCGCTCCACGGTCCGTTTCCGCGAAGTGCTACAGTCCATCGACCTGGTCCGCCAGGCCATCGCCAAGCTGCCCGAGGGCGAGCTGGCCGTGAAGGTCAAGGGCAACCCGCCCGAGGGAGAGGCCTACCGCCGGGTGGAACAGCCGCGCGGCGAGTGCGTCTACTACATCCGGGGCAACGGCACCAAACACCTCGACCGGCTGCGCATCCGCACCCCCACGTTCGCCAACATCCCGCCGCTGCTGGCCATGCTGCCGGAGTGCGAGCTGGCCGACGTGCCGGTCATCGTGCTGTCCATTGACCCGTGCATCAGCTGCACCGAACGCTAG
- a CDS encoding 4Fe-4S binding protein, which translates to MLFTPTVIRNLLKKPATRNYPFEVREPFPNYRGELVIDIDKCIFCGMCSRKCPSQCITVDKDAGTWQCDPHACVYCGLCRDNCPTKCLSMKDTHRKPVTEKVVWIEQGNPPKPKKKTAAPKAEAKAEPEEKAEAKADKKEEK; encoded by the coding sequence ATGCTGTTTACACCCACAGTCATCAGGAACCTGCTCAAGAAGCCCGCCACCCGGAACTATCCCTTCGAGGTGCGCGAGCCGTTTCCCAACTACCGGGGCGAGCTGGTCATCGACATCGACAAGTGCATCTTCTGCGGCATGTGCTCCCGCAAATGTCCCAGCCAGTGCATCACCGTGGACAAGGACGCCGGAACCTGGCAGTGCGACCCGCACGCCTGCGTCTACTGCGGCCTGTGCCGGGACAACTGCCCGACCAAGTGCCTGTCCATGAAAGATACGCACCGCAAGCCGGTCACCGAAAAGGTCGTCTGGATCGAGCAGGGCAATCCGCCCAAACCGAAAAAGAAGACCGCCGCCCCCAAGGCCGAGGCCAAAGCCGAGCCCGAGGAAAAGGCCGAGGCGAAAGCGGACAAAAAGGAAGAGAAGTAG